The Platichthys flesus chromosome 5, fPlaFle2.1, whole genome shotgun sequence genome contains the following window.
AGTTTCCCACGGGTAGAGCGACAGGTGCCAGGCGTTGACCCAGGGAGAGGTGAGCTCGGGCTGGGCAGTCAGGACAACGTCCTCCTGCCTCAGCAGAGGCAACATGGAGATGAACAAAGGTGGATCACTGGTCTCTACTCCCTCGTCATCACGAAGCCTAAAGGATTAAAGCAGAAAGGTTTATTTGAAAGGTGAAAAttacaagacacaaacatgGATTTTCTACATCTATGCCTCTGTAACTGTGGCAAATTGTTTATTATCACTCTGAACAATCAACATGAAGGAAAACAAGGAATAACTTTTAACATCCTGTATATTCAGCGCATTCAAAGAATTGGCTGCAGACCATTAGAGACAATGGGAAGGTTGTTACTCATCACCACCTACAGATTCTTACCAGTGATACTTTGCCTCCTTGCTGATGACTTTTCAGATTTAAAGCAAAGGTACTTTAAGTCAACTGTGGCTAATTTCCAACACACTCACCGAATCTCCAGTCTCGGGTCCGATCCTCCCGGTACTGGTCTGATGAGACAGTACATCACGCTGCTGATTGACGGCCAGTTTATAGTTTCCAGGACAGCTTTACTCAACATGTTCCCAACAGCTTCTGCAGACAGGTAGCCACCCACCAGGTGCCTACAAGACAAGGGGAGAGAATGCTTTTAGAGAAAATACTCATTTTCCAATGATGTTTCTGCTTCATGCCTTTACCAGCGTACTCCAGAGTTTGATGAAATCTCGTGGATTCATCTCtgtcattttaaaaatattgatttgattctatgttaatgttaaaagTATTAATCACCTGTCCCAGTAGCTCCGTCCTCTTGGGAAATATTCCAGATTAACCCGGCGGACCATCCAGTGCAGAGGGTGTGTGATCAGAGTCTCCTCCCCCGGGATGAGCCGCCACAGAGAGGGTTCCAGCTGCAGAGGCATGAGCAGACACACATGGTCTGCAGTGACcacctaaaacacacacacagagaaacaaactcaGCTGGCAGTCGTTTTACATCTCACCATCCCTGAGGTGCAAAGCTTAAAGTGAAAATCAGCAGCACATTTTTGAGCGTGTCCATGTTTGTACCTGAAGGTCGTCCACCAGAGAACCGCCGAGCCTCATTTCCCCCAGCGGCATGTCGGGGTGACGGCTGTGCAGGAAGCCTTGGATCTCCGTGCAGATGTCCAGAGCCAGAGCCTGGGCTCTCTGGACCTCATGTGGAGTGAGCGCTGCCCTCGTCTGATAGTACTGCTGCAGACGCTCCTACACACGGTTAATCAATGATTCAGAACATGACAGAACAAATCAGACACTGGGACAATCttgactgtctgtctgtacagAAGCAAATCATTCACACCAAAGCTTTTTGCCAAGAACAATCTAATATACTGCTTTGTTTCAACTATTCTTCACTGAGTCGTAAGTTCCAGAGATGCCAAATAGGAAACTGTGATGTTCAGCAGCTCGTAAAAGATCATCTGCTCTAGCTTTATTCAAAGGCAAATCACATTGTTTCAATTACCCTGTTATGTCCAGTTATGCATTTGCAGCCGCTCTACTACCATTTAGTGAGCATATGATTTCATGTTGCTGTTATAGAACGACTGTGGCTCTGCTTGTGTGGATGTTCTGCCCACGAACACAAAGCCGTTTCATGCTTGTTTGACTTCTTCCATATAGtcagtgcacacactcacatcgtATTTTGATGATTCAGGGCTCTAGGGACTCAGTGCAGCCGAAGCAGTGAATAACAATGTGCATCCCCTAAGCACTGcgctttaaaaaacatgttacacatgaataaatgaatgagccAACACTGAGCAGGGCTGTTAGAGCAGCTGTTGGGACTGAATGCATAATGTGTCTCTTCAAGAGCTCGGAGCTGAAATGTCAGGAGTACCTGCAGAGTGAGGACACACAGCTGGAGCCGCTTGGACTTGGACTCAGGTTTGGACAGCTGAGGCTGCTGGTTCAGGTCATCTGAGTTGGAGAAAGGTTAGAGCAGCTGTCAAGTCACATCAGAGGGTTTACGAGGAAGATTAGaataatgaaatgtgaagtttAGTATTTGGGATGTCTTATTTGAGTCTTCCTACTGTTAATACCTTTCTGTTGTCTCACTGCCTTGGTAACATGTTTCTTCACCACGCCCTCGATGCCCTTCCTGATCATCTCGGGTGAAGCCGAGCTCAGCTCCTCCCAGCTCTCAGCCAACTTCTGCTCCACCTTCTCATCATCGGTGGCGCGGCCTGCGCGCTCTATcagctgaacacaaacaaacacacatcgtCACAATCACGCAGTCGTGCATGACAGCGCAGTGATAATGCCCTGCACTAATACAGAGCACagtgcacacagacagataacTTCAGCCTCATGGAACTTCAGACTGAGCAAGTTTTTTTTGCATATATTACAAACTGCTGACAACATTCTGATGCGTTGTATTTTCTGAGGCCAGGCAGCAGTTTATCTAAGAACATATAGAAATCTACAAGTTCATGTCAGCGTTTTGCTGCTTTCAGTGATGTGAGCTGATAAGACTTATATCACAGGGTctaatcatgagtcagtctcagctgtcaatcatgaggttttacattattattcaagcatcaaattaataattaaaaccaaacttctTTGATAAATGAATACTTGAATAAACATCAGCGTAATAAGAACTAcataaaaattaaagaaaacatttttgataaaaaactgatttgactaacatggaggaggtggggtttatgagctatgctgcagccagccaccagggggcaatcaagatgctttggcttcacttatgaGTCATATCATCTTTCTTCACCTAAAGTGAGTggcacagagctgctgtgtaaCTAGTCAGAGGCAGAGGATAATATGTTTATCCTTATTAAAGTAAAGCGCTATGGAGGAAAACaaatttataaatatacatataccaTATAATATTGATTGATTATATTTAAGCAGGAACAGTAAGCACATGACaagggaaaataaagaaaaataactttctCCTGAGTCTGAATTATGCAATGATTCAAGTCTTGTCCAAAATACATATGATTTTTTTCCGTATTCCCAAGACGTAAGAATATGAACGACCCAGACGTGCTCCTGACAACCTGAGAGACACTCACCCGTTTCACTGCCAGTGTAGCGATTCCCAGCACGGCAGCTCCCCCAATTCCCAGAACCAGCCGAGCATTGGACAGCAGGAAGTCAATCACCATGCCAATCCCATCCTCTCCTCGCCTCCGACTCCCCTGGAAGTTCATTGCTTCCTTTCTTTGTGGTTACCCTTGGAAAGAGAGAATGCATAAATTGAGGCGAGTAGAAATAACAGGAGACACGACAGTCAGGTGGAGGTGACATAAAGTCTACCTGCTGCATTCTGTATCTCTAGTATCATGGCAGAGTAAACCACGAGACgattttaaatattacattttctcaCCAGCAGAATATTAACATATTAACATACAGGTAAAAATTCAAGGACATATTTGGATAAATAAGTCAAAGATATACAAATTCCTTTATAGTCGGAACAAGGAATCACTGAATAGTTTGATAAAAGTGAAGGAAATTTTAATTTGCTTCATTTCCACCAACTCTAGACTCAACTGAACATCTATGGGGAGATTATTAGATTAAGGAGATAAATAAATTTGACTTGAACTTGATGGTGAGAACAATTTTTCCCACCATTCATGACTCCGTCAACAAGCTGCAGTTCTGGGAAACCGCCCACTAAACTGCAGTGTTTTCAATGGCTTTACCCAGGGTGCATCTGGGGTCATATTATAAATCTTGTTTTTGCAAACAAGAAGCTCACAGGATGATTAGACATGCATTCCTCTGATTAAACAAAAGGGTGGCTGTTGGAATGTTTCTCTTGGCTGCGTGTTGGAGAAGTTCCAGTTGAATATGTGGTTCCTCTTTAAGCAGATACACTGACTGTACAGCAGGATTAAAAACCACAGGTGTAATTAATGGCATTACCGATGGTTATAGCTTCTGTTCCAGTGTTTCTGACTCAGCCACATGGAACACAGCCCATTGTTAACGTTATTAATCACAGTTTGGAGTTTTTTTTCAGAGGCCGAATCAAAATGTCCGTGGTTGCAAAGGCCTATAGTTAGAACGGACACCTGTCTGAGCAGATGGCCGGTGATAAGGCAATATGTCTCCGCAACTTTGTTCCTAACTTTAGGGGAAACATTCTAGTTTGATCAGAATCGACAACAGTGAACTCCATGAGCAGACCCATGCAGTATGAATGGAGTATGTATGATTTACCCtggttcttttattttgctgaACACTGAACACGTGTGTGAAGCTCATAACGTTTCAGCTCCTGGGACCTGAGCGCCAGGAATAACCACTTCAACAGACTgcatgtcctctctctctctgtcctctcgtCAGAGCAACAGGGTCCCCAGAATGGCAACACACTATTTATAGACCCAACACATGCCTGAGTCACACAGGCCGGGTCAGATTCACGACAACCTTCCTCGTGTAGTTACAACACAACTAACGTCTGCAGCACGTACAGTACGCAGGTGGCACGTTCACCACCGGAGCAGAGGCCACTTTCTATTTAATGTACAAGGGCTGGCCAATAAAATAGTATCAAATCATAATTTTCATCGATAGCAATACAACAAAAGTTTAATATCTATATAATCTTTATGCATTGTACCAACAGTGAGGTATAACACATAATTGCGACTGATATGaacactttatatattttaggaTATAATTTTTCGCCATTTCTACCAGCCTCATTAGTTACATTACAAACTGTGGAAGGATCCAGTGTAAGGAACGTATATGAGGGTGAGGGAAAGCTCAATGGACACCACTCATGTGGACACATGTTATCCAACAAGGGTTGAGCTGATTGTAGAAAATGGAGCAGCAGATAAAATCAGTCAATAAGGCTGATGACCATTATactgattgttgttttaattccCTACAATGGTGAGGAAACATGGCAGCATTTCCAAAATGGTGTTTAAATTGTACAATGCCAACTTAAAATACAACAAGCTGAAACAAATGTGAAGTATTTGTTAAGGCTGGATAACATGGTGAAAAAGATTTCATCATCAAACATCAAATGATATAGATAATTATCACTATAAAAGTCTTTTGATTTGAAAGACTCCTGAGTGAGGTTGTGGTCTTTAACTCTTCTTGAGTAGGAATCTGAAGTAAATCCTTTATGTGTTATAATCCTCTGCACAGTGCCTGCACAATTCATAAgcattatatcaatatatatattacaataaTTATCCATATTGTTTCATCGCCCAGCCCAAGTGTTAGGAGCataccgcccccccccccccccccccagtttgtTACTGTCAATGAGGGGACAGACAACTTATCTACATAatacaatgataataatgataatagaaGTTAATCAATAATTAAGTTAGCTCGCTGCAGCACTTCTCTGTCCTCACTGAAGGTAGCAGCTCTGCGAGACAACAACAGTGAGTTGTTATGTAAGGAAActgcaaagaaagacaaatgggACTTCTCCTTCTGGGAtattaaatgaaaatgcacttttTCACTACTGtgccgatggggggggggggggggggggatgtttgaGTCCGCAAAACACTTTGAGTTGCAGGTGTagacagtgttgcagccaaaccCAATACAAGAAGTAAATGGTGACTGACTGTCTAACGTATAAAACTATAGAAAGACAACATAATATGCCTCCagtccatactgctcctgtggtgttgtccaagtgtctgtaagccccgaCATTTAATTGGACTTGAAACTGCTTCATTAACACTATGTTAACTGCtcttaaatttgaatgtgttggcttgtggacacttggacgacaccacaggagcagattGGAGGCTTGTAATGTTGTTTTTCCATTGTTTTATACGTTTGAAGAATTGGTCACTGCTTACTTCAATagttttggatttggctgtaaCACTGTTCACCCCTTAGACtacagaagtgttttgtggactcttcaccccccccccaccttagTGGTGAGTAGATCATGAGTGGATTGTCAGCTGGGGTGAGTTAGAGGAGAGTTCATCTTATATAAAAACACGTCTTCCTCCTGACTGGATGTCCCACATGTATCAGCTTCACAGATTCAGTTTGAACTTTCAGCTGCTGACTTCTTTCCTCCTTGTGATGCTAACGCCTCCTCCATCCAGTGTTTTTCCACTCAGGCTCCCAGATCGGCCCAGTAAGACGTCCCAGTTAAACACACCGACACGTGTGCGCATTCATCCAAAAGACAGAAATCTAATCTGAAGTATTCCAAACACGAAGAAGAGACGAACAGCTGCCAGTTCCTGTTAGCAGCTAACCTAGCTAGTTAGTGAAGCTAGCCAGTTAGCCGCATTAGCTGTGTGTGCTGGTTAGAAGTACTCACCACTCAGTGAGGAGAGGAATGAAACCGCCTGAATCCGAAACATCAGTTTGTTAAAATGCGTCTTTTTCAATTCGTTATCATCGATAAAACGCAACGTAACTGTCGCTCATCGGTTTAAATATAACTCAGGTAGCTAtcagctgctcttcctcttcctcttcttaaTAATAATTAGTGGCTTGCACTCAACGTTAAAGCGCACTAGCGCCCCCAGCAGCCATCCCGGGAACTGCTACTATAACGTTCATTCTATTTATTCATGATAAATTCATAAAAGTTTCCTGGAAAGAACCTTGACGTTTAGAATACAAGCGATTCAAATGATTGTTGCTGTTTCAAAATTGATTCCTGAAAAGAAACCAGCTCCATTTAAACACCagagaaatatttaataatcagGTATTAATGGGACATttgattgttgtgtgtttgtaagatcCACCCCTTTCCTCTTAATATAAATTTAGCGAGCTTAGCAGAAAAAACTGGAAATGCACCAGCTGATCACTGATGTCGACTAAATTAAATGGTTTCTTTCCAGGAAACATTTAAGGAGATTAGTTGGAACTAAACCAACCCCCTGTAAAATAGAGCATTGCCAATAACACCATTACAAGAAGGGGCACTTACAGTTTTGCTGCTTTAAATCAATACATTGTTCTCCCTACATATTCATGACCTGATATGTTGTGATAGTCTCTTACAGCTAAGGCCAAATCTactattaatgttttatatttctttttaactCAAGACCCAAACAGAATTATGTCCAACTTAAGTAGATGTAATGTCTCCTTTTTCTTTACCAGTGtttattgtaaaatatcaaatttaatttaactaaTACAATTTGCAAACTTTATTTCTCATGTATTACCGGTAATAAGTTTGGAGACTGTGCTGCCTCtgattgtgcaaatgaaaatatttaaaagaagacaaaaagTACAAACCCTTTATACATTTGATTGCAAAgatctcaacacacacaaaaacaacagggtGATAATATGATTACTAATGTGATTCGTTagtatgtcgtccatcttcatatataTCGTCTATGGTCACGATTATATAGCCGCTGCATCATTGAACAGAGAAGTTATCATGACACTGCTTGATCAGTTTAAACAGGTTACAAACTGCCTCAAAGTAATGTCACATCTAACATGAACTATATGAACAAGTTACACTGATCACGTGAAGCGGGATCATATAAATTATATGTGAATCTTAACGGCTCCATCGATGACATGAGAGTCAATGTTAATCCAGTCAAATTGAAGAGTTCTGTGATGTTTCAGTGGCTGATCATTTAACAATCAGCATAGTTTTAGGACAATTGTGATTTAATGATGAGAAATTAACTATTTTCAGCCATATTTTAATAAGACGTCACCATCTTTATAACCACTGAAGCTCATTGCACCACTGTAAGTGCTGCCACTGCCCACAAGGCTTGGTGTCCGTTCCCTGGCAGAGGAGCTCCAGTATTCTTCATGAGAAGTTAAAACTTTTTACTAACATGTTCACAACTCCAGCAGCGCTTCAGGAAAACCATGAACGCCGCCCATCCTATTTGTAGAAAGTAATATCTGCTCtgtggttatttttattcttgtgTAACTCCAGACTAACCAGTCGGCTAATGAGTGCCTCTGGAAATATGGCTgactcagcagaaaaaaaatgcatacagcaaacaaaccaaactatgACAGTTTCATCTGAAGATACCAACCAAGAATTTAAACCCAAGAAAACAAGACGTAATAAGTTTCGGCTTTGCTCCGAAATCACTACAACTCGAATGAGGAAAAGTTAGATTTAATAGAGATTAGCAATAACATGGCATCTGTCACTATATCAGGAACTGCAACCTCAGACTGAAACTAAAGTGTAAAACAAGGCCTGAGTATATTTCCTCACTCCATTAAGCATCAGTTAAGTTGACATCCCATAGTGTGACCTTCAGGAAGAGGAACCACGGctgaatcaaataaaaacacagagcctGGTAGGAAACCGGACAGTCACTGCAACCTGAACTGTGACAGAGGCTAAAGTtaacagagaggaaggagatgggATGGCACAGTAAAGGTTTGGATTAGAGATGAAGGtgaaacataaaacaaacaaaaaagtttcATTCTGCATAAAAGTTCCCCCCATCAAAGACTATACAAATGTTTTGTACATTATAACAAGTTAGATCACAGCCCAGGTTTTTCTTTTGTACAAGTCCAGAGGTGCATCTTCCTTTCAGCTCTTAAGGTCTGTACATCTTggttacaaaaaaatacatgcCATTTCGTATCTATGCACATtaggaacaaaataaatgtttgatttaaaggtAATCGAACAGTTAGACAACAGAGTCGAGCTGCAGCAGGTAACATGAAGTTCTATAAGGTGCAGCTTCGTCTGCCAGGAAACAAATATACACTCAAAACCAAACTCAAAATGCAGACGCTACGATGACTGGGCTCCGTGCGCCAGACTAAAACTGGAGCAAGAGAAAAACGATGTCTGATCAAATCAAGTTACGAGGCTAAAATACACAGAAGAAACgataatattttaatagtgtacgtgtgtgtgagtgacggGCGCTCAGTGGCGCCTCATTTTGACTTTGCGTCCTGAGCTCTCCCGGTGTTTGTCGGAGTCCTGGCCGCGCCGCCAGTAGGTCTCCGAGCTGCCGCTGCGGCGCCGCTGTCGGGAGAATGACGGGTGTCTGTTCTCCTCTTTATCCATCTCCAGGACCCTCGgcctggtgggggggggggaaagagagagagagagagagacgtcaagTCATGTTTAGATCATTTTACAGATGTGGACTGATTGTGCATTAGTTTGCCTTTATGTTCTTTACACTAATGTGTGTTAAGCCCATTTTCAACTGGTCAATAAACCAACTGACATCTGCCTTCTGTCTGACACCcgagttgtttttttacatcttgtGAACAACGTGCAAACAGTGATTCTTTTATTTGCATCATTCAAATTGCAGCTCAGGCAAGACAGCGACATGAGAAAGCTCAGTTTCCGGCGCATTTGTGACAGCAAACACTTTTTAAACAGGTTTACCCGtgtttaaaaactaaaaagaggtATTataatgtctctgtgttttgttttgcttgtatTGAACGGAGGACATTTGTCCGTCTGGAGGTGATTTGTGATTACAAATACACAGCGGAGTCCAAAAGTCTGAGACCACTTTTGGCTGACTGGCTGTTGGGACAACCCCCCCACCAGCCACGACTAATCTGCCGCATCGTTGGACCGCAAAAGAAAACCCATTAACTTCTCACTCCATTCCAACTGCAGGGCCGGTCCCAGTGGTTAAGTCCAGGGCTGAATCTCAGTCCCAGTCAGACCACGGCTCTCCACCATGTGACTGTCTGTTCATTCATGTTCTTACCTCCGTTTCTACCACTCTCTGTCTTTGCCTCCTACAACAACAGACCACTTTCAAAATAACATGTGTCATGATAACAGACggaggacatgacagctccccaaaggTAAAGACAAGTGTACAAGTCATAAacccaacctcctccatgttagtggatgggacatggatcaaactcAAACATTGATGTACacctcaaagatggtttctgtcattttaggtagtaaGATTGATTGTAATTagtatttaaattatataaacacaGGGTGAActatcatgattgacagctgagactgactatTTATTGGTCAAGCTTgcccaaacaccccccccccagcactaCTGTGCAGAATCTGACTCCAGATGAAACCAGCGTACATATCTGATATATtactggatagtgggaggaagtggaggtgcgctgtccatctttatttacagcctaTGGTCATGATCGTGTAGCCACCATGTACAACAGAGTctgtattggggggggggggggggggtataccTGTGTGCAGCATCGGGCCGTGCTCTGCGATGAGAATGAGAGCGTTTGGCCTTCAGAGGAGCGGGTCTCTCTACAGGGGGCGAACTTAAAGGGCTGTCGCAGTCCACTCGAGGGGCATCGGCTCTGGTcctggcaggaggaggaggaggaggaggaggaggaggaggcacatGGGTTAGACCTGGATGTTATAAAACTACCATATTGTCGGGGTCAAAGTTTGCTGACTCACTTTCGAAGGATGATGACAGCACGCCGCGCTTTGATGTCCTGGGGCCGGATGCAATGGGTGATGTCATCTGCAGCGTAgccactgaggaggagagaaagctttttttttaagtgacaAAGACAACaacctcagcagctgcagaaccgACAGGGATCGAACATCCAACAGACAGTCCGGCCTGAATCACCTGAGCACCGTGACGCTGCCTCTCCTCACGGGCAGCACGAACACCGGCTCGGACACCCGGATGGGTTTGAACTGGAAGCGGCAGCCGAAGCACAGAGCGCTGTCACTGAAGAAGGACACGGACACGATGGGCCGGGCGAAGATGTGCAGGGGGTCCACGTGGGACACGATGCACCCCCCGGGCTGGTAATCATTGATCACCGCACTGTTGACAAACCCTTCCGGGATCACTCCGTTGGCCACCAGCCGCTTGATCACCAGCTCGTCCACCCAGCCGGGGATGTCGTCCACCTCCCCTTTGCGGTACAGCCTCTCCTGGCCCGGGCCACGCTTCTCCAGCTGGGCCCCGTACGTGTAGCCCTCCCCGAAGAAGTACTTGTTGCGGAGGGGCGCCCTGTCCACGGTGTGTTCCCGGTAGAGCCCGGCCTCTCCCTGGGCCACCACCTCGTCGATCTTCTCCTCGATGAGGGCGCACTCCTCCGGGGTGAAGGCGTCCTCCTgcaggatgctgctgctcacCCGGCGGGCCTCCTGCTCCCGGAGCTCCGCGCTGTCCTCGCCGTGCTCGCACTCGTCGCCGTCTGACTCCCGGTACTCGCGCTTCCGCCCCTTCCCGCTGCCGTTGCTCGTCCCGTCCACGTATTTATTTTTGGACTCGTCCCTGTGCGGAGGCATGGACTTGAGCTTCTGCCTCAGGTCGGAGAATCCGCCGGCTGCCATGTCAGCCACGACGCTAGAAAAAAGGCACTGTGACGGGCGTGTTGCTGCGTGTGCTCCCGACCAACAGACGTGTCAGCGCCGCATGTCAGTGCCGGGTTCACCGACCCTGGAGAATGTGACCGCTGTCAAGCCCGAGTATCGATGAGGGGGGGATCGGTGGCTAAAGGGAGCGTGCAGCGCTTACAAGTAGCATAGGCTAACGTGCTACACCGGCCTGTGGACACTACAACAACCGACCGGTGTGGAgctcaacaacaaacaagaaacGAGAgattaataaacaaacagatgatgCGATCAACGCTGCGTCGGGGCCGCGACACGCTCAGCCAGCGGTGCGGCTAACGCTAGCCCGCCGAGCTTGCTAAGGTAGCCTCGCTAGCCTGGCTCGGTGTGTCAGTCGCCGCCTGGAAGAGCCGACAAACCCCGCAGAGACATTTCACATGTCCCCGCCGGACCTCGGAGCACCGGACACGTTCCACCTCAGGTCCGCGGAGCCCCCCGGAGCAACATGGCAGGAGA
Protein-coding sequences here:
- the mief2 gene encoding mitochondrial dynamics protein MID49 — protein: MNFQGSRRRGEDGIGMVIDFLLSNARLVLGIGGAAVLGIATLAVKRLIERAGRATDDEKVEQKLAESWEELSSASPEMIRKGIEGVVKKHVTKAVRQQKDDLNQQPQLSKPESKSKRLQLCVLTLQERLQQYYQTRAALTPHEVQRAQALALDICTEIQGFLHSRHPDMPLGEMRLGGSLVDDLQVVTADHVCLLMPLQLEPSLWRLIPGEETLITHPLHWMVRRVNLEYFPRGRSYWDRHLVGGYLSAEAVGNMLSKAVLETINWPSISSVMYCLIRPVPGGSDPRLEIRLRDDEGVETSDPPLFISMLPLLRQEDVVLTAQPELTSPWVNAWHLSLYPWETQRLAQLDAADDGRRRHTLKILKAVCRLNPALRPLPAAPLANLILHLSDGESDWSESSLHVRFQQCITELIGYLEQGALHSYFKPAVNLLSGLSEDQVDQMGFMLYCAVSEPEILLI
- the alkbh5 gene encoding RNA demethylase ALKBH5 — protein: MAAGGFSDLRQKLKSMPPHRDESKNKYVDGTSNGSGKGRKREYRESDGDECEHGEDSAELREQEARRVSSSILQEDAFTPEECALIEEKIDEVVAQGEAGLYREHTVDRAPLRNKYFFGEGYTYGAQLEKRGPGQERLYRKGEVDDIPGWVDELVIKRLVANGVIPEGFVNSAVINDYQPGGCIVSHVDPLHIFARPIVSVSFFSDSALCFGCRFQFKPIRVSEPVFVLPVRRGSVTVLSGYAADDITHCIRPQDIKARRAVIILRKTRADAPRVDCDSPLSSPPVERPAPLKAKRSHSHRRARPDAAHRPRVLEMDKEENRHPSFSRQRRRSGSSETYWRRGQDSDKHRESSGRKVKMRRH